In the Zonotrichia albicollis isolate bZonAlb1 unplaced genomic scaffold, bZonAlb1.hap1 Scaffold_86, whole genome shotgun sequence genome, GGGCTTTCAAAGGACAGCCTACACATCCGTCCCTACATCTTCAAATGTTATGTCTTCATAACAAGATCAAAAGCCACGGCAAACTTTATTCTAGAAAGTTGTAAGACCATATTTCCTGTCCACCCTTCTTTCAAAGAGATACAATTCCATGGTAATAAGAGGACTCCACTAGCATAAACATGATGTTACTCAGCAGTGGAGGAAGCCCATAAAAAATTAAGTTAATAACTTCATAAACTACAGTACTCAGAGCTCCTATTGCACTAGAAGATTTCACTGCTGCATTATCATGTTTTTCTAAACATTAGACTCAAGCTTAAGTTACAcctcaaattaaataaaaacgCACTCCAACTTCCTAGCAAGATTTCAGTCCTGGAAATACTTACATATTTATCTAGCTTTATGTCCACTGAAGAAACCTTATTAATTACAAACTAATATGTGCATGATCTGGGCTGTACAGAACAGCTGAATCCATACTTTCTTTGTAAAGAGCTAACATTCTCTCACCAGCTAGATAATTCAAGATCTACTCTTGCAAATATCTTGTATGCCAAGTATCCAACACATTTCAGTGAAATACCTAAGGCAGTCCATAGATTTGAAGGTAAGCATGTGTGAAAATATTTACAAGTTTGAGCTACAGTCTCACAGTGGTCCTGGATTGGATCaatatattaaaatgttaattacCCTCTGTAATCTACGATGACAAAATTTGGTTGATTTTACTAAAAAACATACCTGTTACTCCTTTTAACAGACTTGTTCTCCCATGGTGGATCAATCACAATTACATCATATTTTTTCTTGTCTGGcaagtgaaattaaaaaaaaaaaaaaaagaaaaatcagtaaagtagctttaaaaaaaatctatgagTTAAAACAGATATATAGCAAAACTGCaaatttcttctgttcttttcaaATAAGAAGTTAAAAGACTTTTGACATGCTTGTGTTAATTCAGATAATCATATCcataaaattcagtattttttggCTGATTACCTAAGGAAAAGACTTTATGTGGTCTGTGTCAGATCCCTCTAAGAAAGTTTGAGTATCTTTAGGACTTTCAGGGAAAGAAAGGATAGCAGAGTGCAAGTCtcaaaagtaaaattttttCAAAGTTTCCCAACAGAAGTTATGCAATAAGGCATCCAGCTGAGTGAAAAGCTACAGCCCTGAATGCAAGATTCCTGTCCTGTTTGATCTTTTATCAGGCCAACAGAGACATGCAGAGCTTCAAGCCAGCTCTAGAAAACTGTTTTGCACTACTGGAGGTAAAGAGAGACAGATAGTGTATGAAATGAGAATCAATGAAGAGTAAAAGAACCGATAGAGTTTTCATGGGAGAAGCTGAGTTTACTTTAGCTGGAGGATAAAAGATACAGAACACATGCACAAAAAAACAGAACTCCCCAATTTTAATTCTCCAGAGAACATCTTTGTTCTTTCATTTAGTCTGACAGCAAGAACAACAGCTTAGTATTTGATGTTCATGAAATGTGATTACTACACATTATTCATTTAACACTGGAGGTGTTATCCTCACAGTGGACTGACCAGCAAGAATTACTTCTATTTTGGCAGGTGAAAGGGAAGATGAAAAATAACAATTAAAATGGACAGCAGATTTACTCAGGAAAAAAGTCTACAGTCAGGGCATTATGTTAACATTCACTGTTGCTTATTTCAAAAGCATTTGCTCAGATTTCTTGGACTGCTCTGTAACTCTTTGGAGAATCTTATATGCTCCACTGTGGAGAGTGGTAGCAGAATGATAAtaatcttctttctttcctacaGATGAAAACAGCTTCCTAGCTAGATTTTGGACttcaaatgcaaaattattatttagatAGCAAGATTCTACTTCCTGATTATCTTctcaataaaaaacaaaattaaaaaatcatagCATCTAAATTACATATGCTTCCTCTCTTCTCAggtgcaattaaaaaaaatctaaaattactGATTAGAGGGAAGAGCAGTAATGCCCAGCTCTTGCTCACAGGCAACATCTTTCCTGTAAGACTGTCTGGTAAATCCTAGCTATGACTGATAGTGacaaaaataatagtaataataatgaaGGTCAATTTGAAAGCTACTGGAATGGCACTGAAGACTTATGCATGCTGTCAGCTTAGGGCTGGGGATAGTGCCTTGGATAGCTTTTGATCTACTTTTACAGAGAACTTGATTATTCCAAAATCCCCTCATTTCCCTGTTGCTGATTTTTACATAAGCCAATACCCTCAGCTGTGAAACACAGAAGCTGAAAAGACAAGTCATGCTTGCTACTGGTGGTCTTGCCTTCCAGCTGGGTGCAACAGCCTCTCAAACTGTTACCCTCCctgggggatactgggtttTGTTCCACGACCTGTTTATTCCAATCTAAAAAGACCCTGCCACTGAACAGGATGAGTCTGTAAGTGAACACTAGCTTTATGGTGCACTACCTCATCCCCCCGCCATGGACTAATCTAGCTAAAAATCAAGACAGCAGCATCACcacttcagcagcagcatggaCCTACCTATGCTAAAGGCTTatcctgtgggacagggacccagcagcacagctagTCTCAATTCAACGTTTCCATGCCTTCTAAGCTGATAGCTGCTCAGAACACGCTCACAAACTGCTGCATTTTGGCTGAGACTTTTAAAGGAGCCTCCTGGAGACAAATAATTCCCTCATAACATGATTTCCTAGCCAACCTTCAACATTCCTTTGAAAGTCCTTACCTATTTGCACAAAGTTAGAAATATCACCTTGaaagcctgcagcagcatttgctaTGAGCGTAATGCTATAGCTAAAATCTGTTCACTGAGTCATCTTGACATTAACTGCCCTTCTTGGGCAGGAGAAAACCACCTAAAGATACTTACAGTTCAGCAGGGGCTGTAAACATGAAATATCAGATAAGAGGAAACTGCTTCTTGGTGGCACCAAGTATTTCTGCCCCATTAACACAATAATCTTTGCACAGTTTGAGCTGTTTTCCACAACATACGAAagcaggtcctgctctgcactggaggTTTCCTCCTCTAGCACACATACAGCTTGATGGTCACTTTCATTCACAGCTGGAAACTGCTTTGCCATTTCACATAGTTCAGCCAACCCACAGACAATGTGCTGAGGAACATTATTCTTCCTGCAACTGAGTTTTGCAGTCATACGGTGAAGAAAACCACTTTTGAGTCCCTCTTGGACTAAATCCAAAGTCCCTTCCCAAATGAGCTTCCTGACCTGTAtggtgacaaaaaaaaaaaaaaaaaaaaaaaggaaaaaagaaaagatcttTCAAGTGTCTGTTTGACCAGGGAATACAACTGaaatcaaaacattttcaatctgcaggcagggaaaagTATCCTTGCCAATTACTGAGATCATTGGCTCAAAAGCTACAAAGGTTTTATAATAAGGCGTCTTGGTCTAACCCCAGCTGGCAACCAAGTACCACACAGCCATTTGCTTACACCACATGCCTCCCAGTCCCTGGTGGGGAGAAGAatccaaggaaaaaaagcaaacctcATGGGCTACTGTAAGATCAGTTTAAAAACTGAAACtaaaaaattattatcattACTTTTATTATTGAAAAGTGGGAGTGAGACAGAAGTAATGCCCAAAAGACACAACTGATGCACAGTAAGAACACCTACTGACTGATGTCCAGCCCATCCCTAAGTAGCAAATCCATGGCTCCTGGCCAACTCCTATTGTTTATATAGTGAGCACGATATCCTATATCCTATGGAATATCCCTCTGGCCAGTTCGGGGcatctgtcctggctgtgttccCTCCCAGCTTCCTTTGTGCACCTGCTCATTGGCAGAGCACAGGAAACTGAAAACTCCTTGACTCAGGGTAAGCACGGCTTAACACGCTAATGTTTCAATTGTTGCAGTCAACATTACCCTCATGCTAAACCCAAAATGAGAATATTTGATGTTTTCCGACCTATCCTGACCAGGCTGGAAAGGACAAAGCAGCTGCATCTGGGTGCAGACATTTGGGCAACAGATCTAGCTTTAGCATTCAATATGTTAACTCTGGGGCTTTTTAGAAGTCTTaggtttatttttcatttgcagCACTCCCAACTCCATCAACTGTGCATTAGCTGTCCAGCTACCAAGCAGAAAactaactctatcccagccaaaaccaggacaCCACACTGTTGTTGGTTTTCATGTTTTGGTAAAGTTACAATAATTAGAATGCTGGAGAAAGAAAGAGTGATAAACTACTGAATAAAACATTTCAGACAACAGATGTGGAATATCATTGTTTCAACCAAACACAAATTTCAAAGCAATTATCTgaagtttaatttaaaattctaaTTTAATTTCAAGTTACTGTGCCCATGAacatctttttaattaaaatgtataCTGGGATCTAAAAATCAGTAATTTTCCACATTTCAATTCACTTCATAAAACAACAGTTTATGCATTTTACAGTCATACAGAAGTACCATCAGTAAATCAAATTAAAGTATCAGAACTCAATTTTTGCAACTTTTCTAAGTGGCAAACATCTCAAATAGCCTGTTAGTCAGTCCAGGATGACACAAGTCTTGGATGTATTTACACTGTCATTCACCTACTGGGGAGTCAGCACCTCCGCTTCACAAAATTTAGAGACCCATTTTATTCCAAATCATGGAGCCTTTATGAGTTTTGATTGTCagtgaggtgggtttatccatTTGTCCATTGTCAGTTACAGGGGCTTTATTAAAGCCCCTGTAAAAAGCCATTATACTGTGGTTTCAAAAGCTTCTGATTACAGAATCTTCAAGATTACAAGAGGGCTTTACAAAATGCACTTTATTACAATTCCCAGATTagtggaagaggaagaaaaagattttttttcataatttaatAACGCCACCTCTAGATATCAGACAGTACAGAGTTATAAATTTTTAGTACCTAGGTTTGTGATAAAAAAAGCTCATATTGCTTCAACAGAATTAATAAACATATCTTCAGAAATTATACCTTCTTACATGCATGTGTTAATTTACAGATGGACAAAGTCTTGAATATGAAGCAATCAAAGCAGGCAGATTTAACAAATGGCTGCTGAAGGAGTTTAGCGTATTTTGTACTCTTCCCTATATTGACACTGACTGAAATTCATACATGGATTCAACAGCTGAAATTCATAGATTCActtgcaaaaacaaaaaattgcggttgtttggatttatttttgatGAGTCTACAGATATAAATAAGTGTCAAAATAATCTGCCTTAACTTGCAGAGGTATAACCTTTAATAACACAAATTTAGTAAAAACCCAATACTTTCTAATCTGTGAATGATACAAGAGGCTAACTGGAGTCACTGATTTTTCCGAACTCTGTATCTTCCACATATTCACCAAATATCACCAAAGTTACACATACCTCCAAGGAAtcaaacttctttttttaatttctttccttatttCTATTGTTGAATGATTTTTTAGCCTTTGTGTTTTCATAATCATGTTGATGCTGAACTTCAAAGTTTTCTCCTTTAAGGTGATTCTGCACATGCACAGCTTATTCAAAAACATAATCACAGGACCTCTACACTGTATAAGCAAgtttacacacacacatgttTACTACAAGACTGTTgctatataaaagaaaaaagcatagTCATCTAAATGTAGTTCAGGCAGAACAGATTTAAGCAAAAAGCCCAATATGATTAAACTTTTGtcaaaggaaagaaagcaagtGTAGTTCCTAGTTCAGGTTCACATTACTATTTGGGAAAGCAGTAAGAATACATCAAACATTACCTACAGATTGCATTTCTACAATTCATTACTATGTTTCAGTGTAATTCAGTTGTATCTTCGCCAGTACACAACAGACATAAGCATACAGACTTGAATTCAAATTCATTCATAATGTTTTAGTAGGACAATATAAAATGTcagagaaagatttttttttttttcaattgcagAATAAGATATTTTGAAGCACATTTGGTCACAAAGTGTTGAGTAACTCCAGCACAGTGTCCTGAAACACTGAAAGCTTATCTTCAGAACAGGTTACGATGCCAATTTCAAATCAGCCAATTCCTAACCTTCAACTCATCACAACACAATATTCAGTTGTCTATAACAGTCCAAGTTACTATATGAATGCAGCTTCCAGGTCTTTCTAATGTCTCAGATGCAAGTTCACATGTATCCACATAGAAGATCCATGCTGTAAGCACAAATTCAAATGAGGACTGGAGAGACTgaccttcctttccctttccttcttttcaccAGTGGAACAAGCTACAAAACCAGAATTTGTTTGCAACCATGCCCTTCACTCAGCACACGCCCAAAGTCAGGTAGCAGGTACTtgtaaaatatacatttttcCAACTTACCTTTGAATGGTATTCCAAAGCATCCAGTTCACCTTGGTTGaacacacatttccttctatgTTTCTGCAGAATTAgcaaaaaccaacaacaaaatcCATATCATTCCACAGtgaaataaaaggggaaaacacATCAAAAATACCTGAATTACAAATGAACTCTAAAAGCAGAAGGAAGTTTCCTGTTTTTCTATCACAAGTCAAATAAGCAAAAAGATCTGAAAATACCTAACCTGCTGCACGCTTTCACAAGGTACATAGGCTTAAAactgttttaaattattcatgGCACTAGAATCTGAAGGCACCTAGTGCATAGTTTGTGCTCATGCCTCCTTCGGGCCCATACTAAAAGTTTCAGCTGCCAAGGGCAGTTTAccaattagagaaaaaaattaactatgTCTTCATGATTACATTTATTGGCTTAGACAAGTGactcttattttcttttatccGTATGGAACAGTACTAAACAACACTGAAAGTAAATTCATACTGTCCTTCCCAATTTGATAATCTGCACAATCTCAACAGCTACCACAGCTTCAGACTGTGTACCTGACCACAACAAGTGTCAGGAGATTTCAGGAGCAATCCACTGCTTATGAGACACAGAATGCACATTACTGACATGAGGGACACAGGAATATTCTCAAAAGTTCCCACTCTTCTACACTACCTAAAAAGACTCAGGTATGCAAAACCATATTAGTAGTATATTATTTATCAAGGGATTACTGTAATTTACTGTGTTACAGATAACATACCTTCCTAGCAGTGGCAAGAGAATCTCCAGTGTCACTCTTTGCTCCTTCTTGGTATTCCTCTCTGTTGCTGTTGGCCTTTATTTCTGTCAGACTCACCTCAGGGCATCCCTgacacagctgctcctcaggagctgcagctatATAGGGCTTAGAAATATCAAAGAACTCCTCCCGAAACACGTATCTCATTTTTGCTCTTTTACCTTCTGTTTctacagcatttccaggacAGTAAGAAGGACCATTGCTTGATGAAGGGGTGGCAGCAAAAGTAGAAATACTGTGACAGTCTTCAGTAGATGTGGCAGAAGTACTGGGAGTGACATCACCAGGGTGTGCAAAGGAGTCACAGACCTCATAGCCACACTGGTTGATGAAAGAGAGATGATCCACAAGCCATCCCACTGCCAGACGATGTACCACGGACATCGTAAGTCCCCTTTTCAGGATGAAAAATCAGCTCCCTGAAACCATGGCCTTCATCAACCATTTGCTCTTCCTGGAGCAACCTCCTCCTGTGGGAATTTTTATAAGAATTCACTTTACAGAATTATCACTGTTTAATAAATTAGCACCTACCTTCTGACAGACATTTCCATGCCCACACAGGGCACACTGTTGAAACTCCTGACTTCATCTGCTTTCCCCATTATGTTCATCCCTATACCACTACTATTTTTATAGCAGCTAAATTTTACACAActtttttatacttttatacGGTATGCACTTACTCTTTTTAACAAGTCAGAAAACAGCCCTATGACCCACCAATTAAGTCTAACACTATATGGTATGTGTGTATATCTACACACTGCATATACACCACATATACATGCATTTACACTACATGTCTTTACTATATATGTTACACACACGCTATGTAGACTACATATATACTATTTATATGCACATgctatatatacacacatatgctatatatatattcacacatgtgaaaaatgccaatcacttgcttttaaaattttaaaagtttaatagtaataaaaatggttataaaaatagcaatataattagagtaataattaTTTGGACAATTtagattaggacaatatgagacaatataaacaaagagttacggatgtccaggtacctctttctgggcagcataagcccgaaaaaggacagccATTAATGAAGGATTAACTcctaaaaacaataacctgttgcatattcatacacctcatacatgacgaataaattccattcaaacacaggattctgtctggtcatcgtcaacttcttcctctcaACCCTAACTGGCATCTTCATGGCTGAGTGAGGAGGGAAGAAGttagagaatttattgctctcttatcaggagaaactttctctgaaagatttaggtgtcctgtggctgctatctcgctgcaagtcctttctttaaaaaaaatcttacatagcatagtttctattttaacattttgttataacctaaaactacatttaacacactacttaagcaAATTAATACAGTatcactttctaacataacacatataatactcattttaatatttgcgaaaagccaatcataaaatatgcatttttcacacacaTAAGCACACACATATATGCACATATACACACTATAGTTATATATACGTGCATACACCGTatctacacacacacaaatatacatatatatacatatagagACATAGATCACTATGACAGCACCCGGGAGCAGTAACACAGGCAcaagggcaggggcagccgCGGCCCCAGCGCTGCTGAGGCCGGGTGCCGACTCCCATCCCCGCGGGCACACAGGGACCGAGAGCTCGGGCTCTTCCCTAGGAAAACTCTCGGCGGCTTGAAAAAAACCCGGGGCTCGCCGTGGCCGGCAGCGCCTGGCAGACACTCACCGTGGGCACATCCAGGTCGCCGTCCAGccatggcccttccccgagccTTTCCGGGGGTGGAGCCTCCTCCTCTCGGTTTCCCCCGCTCCTCCTCCGCTCCGTTTCCCCCGCCCCTGGTCCCCgcccgcggcgctgcccggctCGCGGCCCCGCCGTGACGCAGTTCCGTGTGACGCCTGGGCCACGTCCGGGCGGGCGGATTTGAAATTGCGAGGAGGCGGCGGCGCTGGCGGTAACGGCAGGGCGGGGAGCGGagggcagtggcagtggcagcacccTCACTCCTTCACCCCCTCACCCCCCTAGGACAAGTGTCCGTGCGGCGGCGGTGAGTCCCGGGCTGCGGGCTCGCCGCTGAGTCCCCTCGGTCGCCTTCGGTGCGGTTTAGACGCGCTCTCAGGGCGAGCGGGTGGAGCTGGGCCCGGCTTTGCCGCGCTCTAcgctttcttggtttttttcttgctggcATGTTGGCTCTGGCAATCTGCTCTTAAATCTCTGCTCTTTCAGAGTCCTGCCTTTTGTCAGCAGCTGTgtggccagcagcaccagggcagtgacagagccCTGTAcgcggcactggtgaggccgcATCTCCAGCGCTGCGGCCACGTCTGGGCCCGCAAttcattgaggggctggagcgtgtccagagaagggcaacggagctggggaaggatctggagcacaagtctccTAAGGAGCGGCTGTGGGAGCTgagggtgtttagcctggagaaaaggaggctctgggGAGCCTTATCACTCTGGAACCACCTGAAAgcaggctgtagccaggtgggggtcggcctcttctcccaggcaataAGCGAGAGGACACGGTGTCAAACTGCACCAGGCTTTGGTGGGACAGTTGGAGGAATTCCTCCACAGAAAAGGCGATTACACACTGGAATGGACTGCTGTCGTGAATGAGTGTGTTAAGCTTGCTCAAACAACCACCACACATGCCCAGCGTGGTGGTGTAGtcagtgtccctggagctgtaTAAGAAAAGGCTGGATGTATCActtagtgccatggtctagcttacaaggtggtgtttggtcataagttggacttgatgatcttgcaggtcttttccaacctaattgattCTGTTATTCTAGAAGCTAATTGCTTGCTATGATTGTGAAAATTCATTCTCTTTGTGGTTGGTCCCAGTTAAAGTAATGGAATAATGCAGATTACTTCCCCAGACACAGTGAAAAATGCTGCCCTATGAATTGAGCTTGAGCTAAACTTCTGTTGTGGTTTGTGAGCAGTGGAACTGGAAGCAAAATGAAGCAACAGTTTATATTAATAATGTGTTTTGGTAACATCTGTAATAGAGGGAGTTTTTATTAGTTATAATTCAGTCATTTAAGCCCATCTCACAAATAAAGTAGAACGTCTTTAGAGGGCAGAAGCAGGCAATTTTTGTGACTTAATGTTTTGTGAGTTCTGTTTACTTCAAATTCCCCCTTAATGCCACAGGGGATAATGGTCTTAATATTCCAGTTTGATTTATATGCTGCATGCATATTCTGAAGAGAGCCATAATATTATCTCAGAATAGGTTTTCCAGTTATTGTGCTGTAATACTGGGAGATCAGTTGCAGAGGAATGGGCGGGCTCAGGACAAGAAGCTCAGGAGCTGATGTACAGCAGAAGCGCTGTAAGCAGTACTGGTGTACTCGTGGTAGTGTGGCCTTTTTCCCAGtggactgaaatgaaaaatttctcAAGCTCTTTTGCTTTTGGGACCTGTAGGTCTGAAATGACCAAATgtaaagaaagacaaaacagtAGGTTTGGAAGAAACACTAACACTTTTTATCAATAAAATGGTTGATTTaaagggctgtggctgctcttaTATATTTGAGGATTctaacacaattttttttctttcttcttttttttttttttttttttggtccaaTGTACAGGTCTACTTGTTTATTCTGAGTCTTTGGAAAATCATTGTGgcatttagaaaagaaaataccCTTAGGTCCTGGATTTTCTGATACTGCTGGAATACTGAGGGATTGTGGTTTACAGCAGTCACAATGAGGCGAAGCTCAAGTATTGCTGGAAGCAGCAGTCGACAATCTATGATGGCACTGAGAGTGCAGGACACCAACAAGATGGGTCTTCAGACACCTCAGATGTAAGTCTGGCTAGTGATGTTGCTAAAAATAAGTATATAAAACTAATTCTGAAGAGATTTATTATAGTGTGTTTGAGTGTGAGTAgcaactgaggggaaaaaaataagacaGTGAGAAGAAGGCTCCCTACAGCCAAGGGTGTTTGCACATGTGCTCCAGTTTTGCAAAAATACTTCCTTTCTGTATGAAACATGACACATGTACTTGTGTCATGTTTCAAATGTAACACTTTGTTACGTGTTTCTGAGGAGATAGCTGGATGCATCAGTTAACCTTTCTAAGATGTTGGGGGATGAAGGTGCTTAGGAATATATGAGTGTTTGTATCACTCTTGTATGAGCTATGTATGGTCTATGCAGGGGTCTATTCCTATGTCTATTCCTTTTAAATATTCCTTAAATATTGTAGATTTTATTTACAGTCTTGTACTATAATACAAGTACTATAAGAGCTACTTACTATAGCTCTTGTATGAATTGGTAGAAGTAGTCACTTGAAACTTTTTGTGCTCCTCAGGAAGGACAGAAGCACCTTTGGGAAGCTGAGCATGAACAAACCTACATCTGGAGCTTCAGAAAGAAAAGTCAGCTGTTTTGGGAACAGGTATGGATAGCTTTTGTTGTCTGCACTgtacattaaaacaaaaatgatCCTCTAATTTTggtaattttctttcttgacAGATTTTCACTATAGAGAATAATGGATCTGAGGCAAGCTGACCTTCAGGTCTGCCTTCCTCCAGTCCTTGATCACTAAACAATAATGCTGTGGAGTAGGAATTGCTTTGggagctttattttttttttcttttgggaatGATGTGCACTGCAGACCTTAAGAGTATCTCAATACATTTTCTTGTTTAAGAAGA is a window encoding:
- the LOC141728098 gene encoding N(6)-adenine-specific methyltransferase METTL4-like, whose protein sequence is MSVVHRLAVGWLVDHLSFINQCGYEVCDSFAHPGDVTPSTSATSTEDCHSISTFAATPSSSNGPSYCPGNAVETEGKRAKMRYVFREEFFDISKPYIAAAPEEQLCQGCPEVSLTEIKANSNREEYQEGAKSDTGDSLATARKKHRRKCVFNQGELDALEYHSKVRKLIWEGTLDLVQEGLKSGFLHRMTAKLSCRKNNVPQHIVCGLAELCEMAKQFPAVNESDHQAVCVLEEETSSAEQDLLSYVVENSSNCAKIIVLMGQKYLVPPRSSFLLSDISCLQPLLNYKKKYDVIVIDPPWENKSVKRSNRYVF